Genomic window (Bacillus vallismortis):
TGCTGATCAATACAATCACAAGGATGACCACCGGCGGCACCGTCTGCGTTTTTTCTTCCGGAACCTCTCCGCTGATTTTAAGCGGATTCGCCAAGTAATCATATACATAGCCGTTGTTTTGCCCGTCTACTAATGTATTTCCCAATATGCCGTATACGTCACTGCGGACAAGCTTTGTGGAGGCAACATTTTTCCCCCAGTTATTGTTTAATGTGTCAGCTTTCGTCTGAACATCATTGACGCTTTGCTGCATGTTGGTTGTGTAATCAATAATGCCTGACTGGCGATCAGACAATGACCCCATCATGTCTGACATTTGCAGCACTTCCTGGCCGACCGTATCTTGGACACTCAGTGCCATTGTGCCAGACAGCCCGTCGTTACTGAACGTCGCTGCTTCTTGCGTTGTGCCTGTTACGAGCTGTTCTGACGCTTTGGCGGCGCTGTCAGAGATTTTCGTCAGTTCGTCGAGAACACCTGCTTGAGAGTCACGGATGAAGCCGCTGTAGTCTTCCGTGAATTTAGTCATGCCATCGATGAAGCTGTTAATGTCTTCATCCGTTAGCATCATGTTGTTTTTGAGATCCTCCCAGCTGGATGATTCTTCCGGTGTGAGAGCCAGAAGTGATTTGACATTGCCCTGCTGGCCGTCAATGGCATTCGTTTTTGCCGTGCTGTCTATGGTTCCGGATAATACCGAATCATATACAGATAGATATTTATAATATCTCATTAAATCGTAGATGCTCTCTGTATTAATTTCTCCGGAGAATTGAAGCTGATCTTTATTTTCCAGCTCTCGAATTGCGCGGTAAATCCCTTCGAATTCCCGCTCCCGTTTCGCTTCGAGTCTTTTGAGTTTATCATCGAGCGTTTTCACTTGGTCTTTGAGATCATCTATTTCATCATTGAGACCGTCCATTTGCTCTTTTAGTTCTTCTAATTTCTTTTTCAGCTCTTCATTATGAGCAGTTTCTTTTTCTTTGAGCTCTTCTTCAATTTGCTTAATTCGCTCAGACGCTTTGCTAAGCTGTTCTTTTGCTTTTGCGATATCTGAAACCTCATCGTTTCCTGTTTGATCTTCGTCCTCAGGCTGCGTCGTCCCGCCGTCGCCTTCGGTATCGCCTGAATCTCCGGTTCCGTCTTCATTTGCCAGCTGGATCATTTGAAGGGCTGAGTCAGATGAAGCAGTCTGTTCGGCAGATGTGTCCGTTTCGGTTTGTCCGCTGTCTGACTCGCCGTTAGAGGCATCGCCGTTCTGCTCCTGACCATCTGTTCCCTGCTGGTCTTGATCCTGAGTATTGCCGTCCGTTTGACCGTCTGTTCCGGTATCACTATTGTTATCATCGTTTCCGGTGTCTCCCTGTGTATCGTCGGGAGTTGTGTTGGTTCCGTCATCAGGATTTTCCGGAACGTCAGTGGACGGTTCGTCAGTTCCTGGATTTTCAGTTCCCGGGTCCTCTGGCGTCGGCTCTTCTTTTTCAGGTTCCTTTAGATTATCTGAAATGTCCTGAATGTCAGCGGCGATGCTTTTCAGTTCTTCACGCTGTTTTTCAAGATCGATTTTCAGTTCTTCAGGATCCTCTTCCTTCGGTTCTTTATCTTGATCATCATTGTCAGAGCCATCGTCTACGACTGGGTCGTCCCCTTTTGCAACTGTCAGTGCCTGACGCGCCGGTACAAGCAGCTCATAAACCTGGTTTAATGCTGTCTGTCTTGATGCGATCTGGTATTGATTAATTAAATCACTTTGTATCTTCGCCATGCCAAACTCCTGCTGAGGAACTTGCCCCTCCCTAAGTTGCTGGGCATTTGCCAACACTGTACTTGTTTGTGCAAGCTGTGTTTTCGCTTGGCTGATTCCTGTTGCCAGTCCGCTCATGCGTTCGCTGAACTGATTGGCCTTTTGCTGCGCTGAAATGGCATCCAGGCCTGTCTGGATTTGCTGGTGAGTAGAATCCTGGGCTGCCAAAAGCAGCTTTTTCTGATTTTCTTGATATTCTTTGTATCTTTCAACGGTATCAACGAAATCTTTCAGCGTGTTTTTGGCTTCTTCCGCTGTTGAAGCTTTTTCTTTTGTTGTGCCTTGCGCTTCATTCATTGATTTTTTCAGCTCATCGATTAAGTCTTTTTGCTGTTTGATTTCACCTGCTAAATCATTTGAGCTAGGTTTGTAAAAGTTGTACATGACATTTTGGAATTCAGATTCTTTATTGACGATATTGTCAAATTCTCCTCTGATGTTGTCCACTTTTTGTGAAACAAAATTCCAATATAAAGCCGACATTTTTTTATTCATTGTCTTTTGCGCATCTTCAAGCTCGCGCTGCACTTTTTCTTTGTTGACCGCATTCAGGTTATCTTGAATGCTGAATTCGAGTGTTGCTTTTTGAGGATGATCTTTGTCATAACTCAAAATGTTTTTTGAGAAATCTGAGGGAATGTAGACGATCGCATCGTATTTCTTTGATGCGAGACCTGTCTCGGCCGCGCTTCGGTTTAGGACCGTCCACGAATAATCAGGGCGTTCTCCCAGAACGGCAGCTACTTCTTTGCCGAACTGGGCGGAACTGTCCTCTTCATCAGACTTCACCTCTTCACTCAATACACCTGTGTCTTCGTTCACCACCGCGATTTGCCGCGTTGAATTGGCTACTTTTTTCGCCGGGTCTTCTCCGATAAAACGGAAAAACAAAACCGGCAGCAGCAAAACGATGATGACGGCGGATATTAACTTGATCAAGCTTTTTCGTTGTTCTGTCATCTAGCACTCTCCCTTTCAGCAGAACATAAAGGAATTTGAACTTTTTGCTCCTTCCCGTTTTCCACAACATATCCGAAGCCCGGCTGAATCTCAGGCTCCTGTCTTTGGTACGGGAGAGGAATGACATTTTGTTCAGATTTTTTCATCAGCAGAATGGCGTGGCGGATTTGCTTCATCTCTGTCGTCAAGGAGTCATAGCCTTTTGAGAATTCACTGTGATTTCCGCCCGGGATAAAGCTGAAGCCAAGATGCGCGTATGATTTCATGAAGTTTGCCAGACGGTCTTGTATTCTCGTATCAATCGTCTGTTGGAATCTCGTAATTCCGTCAATCATCAGCACCACTTGTGAGAATTGCAGATTTTGCGCGTCTCCCTGACGGACGGCTTCTACATACATGGCTTCTCTTGTTTTGAAAATGCCTTCTGCTGTTTCGATCCACTGTTCAATATCTTCTTTCGTTTCCAAGTATGAGACATCCGATTCCTTCGCATAATGGGATAAGCCGCGGTCAATCGAGTCAAACAGGCCGATCATTTCGGTTTCATCATCAATCAGATGTTCAAGCATAACTTTTAAGACGTTTGTTTTCCCGCGCTGGGTCTGGCCTAAAATCATGCAGTGTTTATGCTTGCCCAAATCAAAATAGACTGGGCTGACTGTTTCTTCATGAAGCCCGATCGGTACAGATAACGGCTTGCGTTCCAGCTTGAAGCGGAGAGAAAATTCTTTCGTCGACAGGCTCTCAGGCAGCATCGGAATTGGTGCCGGCTGCTCCAGTGAAGCAAAACGGTCCTGAAGATTCTGAACGTCTGCTTTCAGCCCGTTGAACATGCCGATATCATCGTCCGCTTCAACAGGGAGGAACATTTGTGCGAAATAAAGCTCTTCCTTTTGGATGATGACGCGTCCCGGAATCGGTTCAAGATTGAACTTCGGCCGTCCATAAATCGAATATCCCTCAGATTGATCCATGAGATAATGGACAACCTTGGTTTTCAGGTTATTTAACAATGACTGGCGGACAGCATTAACCCGCGTTGCTGTCATCATGAAGTAAATGCCTAAGCTCTGTCCGTCTCTGGAAAGCTGGACAAACTCCGCTTCAAGCTCATGCATTTCATCCTTGACGATGTCAAAGTTATCAATGGTGATGAAAATGAACGGAAGCTCTTCTTCGCTCAGCGCATTGTACATTTTAATGTGGCTGATTTCTTTTTCCCTGAACAGACGTTTACGGCGGTCAATTTCTTCCTTGATTCGAATCATGAACTTTTCAATTTTTCGTGATTGGTCCATCAGGAAGTAATCCGCGGTATGCGGCAGCTTCGCTAATGGCAGAAGCGTTCCGTTTCCGAAATCAAAGATATAGACATGAAGCTCTTCAGGTGTGTATACGTCCGCAAAGCTCATCAGGAACGTTGCGGCTGCAATCGATTTTCCGTAGCCGGAAGAGCCAAATATGCCGATATTTCCGTCTTCCATCATCTTATAAGCAATTGGCGCCTGTCTTTGCAGATCAGGTTCATCAACATACGCAAAGTGGAAATGATCTTTTTCGTCTGAAGGGAAAAGAGTGCGCGGGATACGTTCCGCGAGCGGCGGCAGCCATGGACTTGACAGCTTCTCGATTCCCATTTCATCTTGGATGCGTTCAATTTCATCAACTATAGCTTCGATTTCTGTTTGAACGTCTTTTTTAGCGATATCTTCGGTATCCACTTCAGAAAGCGGGATCAGACCCGTATCCGTGACGATCGCGATTTCGTCCTCTGTGCCGTAGACTTCCTCTAAGTAAGGCGCGCCGCTCCAAGCGGATTGGAACAGCTCATACACTTCATTGTTGCCGACCTGCAAATACCCGCGTCCTGTAACGGTAATGTTTGCGGCATCGCTGTTTTTCAAAATTTCTTTACTGTCGGTGGCATCCTGAACCTTCAGCGCTACTTTAAAACGCGAGTTACTCCAGATCTGGTCATCAATGATGCCGCCAGGCTTCTGTGTCGCCAAAATCAAATGAACGCCGAGACTTCGCCCGATACGCGCGGCACTGACAAGCTCCCTGATAAAATCAGGCTCCTCGCTTTTCAGCTCGGCGAACTCATCAGAAATTAAGAACAAGTGAGGCATTGCCACTTCTGCTTTCCCCTGCTTGTACAGCTTTGTATAGTCATTGATGTGATTGACTTGATACTGATCAAACAGGCGCTGTCTTTTTTTCAGCTCGCTTTTAATCGAAGCGAGCGCACGCATACTGAAGTTTTTGCTTCCTTCAATATTCGTGATGGTGCCGAGCAAATGAGGAATGTTGCGAAACGGCTGCGCCATTCCTCCGCCCTTATAGTCAATTAATAAAAAAGCCGCTTCATGCGGGTGAAAATGCACCGCAAGTGACAAAATGTAGGTCTGGAGAAATTCACTTTTTCCTGACCCCGTTGTCCCCGCAAGCAGCCCGTGCGGACCGTGGGCTTTTTCGTGAAGGTTCAGATACACAATGTCATCTTTCCCCTTATAGCCGATCGGCACTGACAGCGACTTCGCCGATTCACTCGTCTGCCATTTTTGCTGAATGCCGACTTCCTTTACTTCCTTCGCATGGAAAAGCTCCAGGAACGATACCGTTTCCGGAATGGAATTCGTAATGCCGACCTGGTGATTCAGCGTCCGCAGCGTGCGTGAGAACCGTTCGTTGTCCCCGCGCTGATGATGATCGAGGCGGAACGGAATCCTTACCGCTTTTTTCTTTTGTATTAAAATGTCCCCTTCATGCTCATTGATGTAGCGGACAAGAGTCGTAATATTTTCCGACAAGCTTTCCTTTGTTTCCGCGGCAACAATTGTAGAGATGCCCAGATGTTCATGCTGTCCTTCTAAATATTCGAGAATGACGTGCTCTGAGATCAGCTGCTGATTCGTGATGACAAATACAAAATGCGGTTTGAACTGCAATTTTTCTTTGTCATCTTCGAGATCGCGCTCTCTGATCAATTCATAAAGTGAAGACAGGAGCTGATCTCGGGTTTGCTCATTATAAATAAATCCTTTCGCATAAATATGGGGCATTTGAAATTGCGGCAGCCACTTCATCCACTCCCAGTCTTTATACTCTTCTTCATGAAAAATAAATACGAAACGCAAATCGTGATAGCTGTTGAAGAACGACAATTGTCCGATCAGCTGGTGAATCTCATTTTTCACAATTTGTGCTTTACCGACAAGCCCCATCGGACCTTCCGCCAAATCGACCGTAACCGGCGCATTGCGAATATCCTTATAGATACGCTGCATGTGCTGCGATTTCTCCATGAGGTCGTCGATATCACGATTGGCCAAGTCTCCGCCGCTCATATTGATTTCATAGCTTGAAGGGACTGTTCCCGTCCCAATCCGCAGCTGGAGATAATCCTTGCTTTCAAGTGATTTTTCCCAGATCCGGTCACTGATTTCACTTGTTAAGTATTTCATTTGTTCAAACGAAGGGAAATGAAACTCAAGAACCTGCTTTTGCTTTTCAGAAAGCGCCTGAAGTTCTTTCCGCTTGTTGTCTAAGTAAAGCTTATACACACGTTCCCGTTTTTCCTCGCGTTTTTTCCGTTGGTTTTTATCGCGGAAATATTGCACCGTCGAGGTAATGAGGGTCATCATAAACATCGCCAGAGAAACGAGGATGAATATGCCGCGCGGCTGGATGATGGCGACAACGCCCATCACGATCAGCATCACAAGCGGCGGCAGGATGACAAGCCACAGACCTCTGTTGGTTTGATCGCTCTCTTGAGAGGGAAAACTGAAGGACACGCGGTCATCCGGCAGGTCGTACACCATTCGCGGCGTTCTTCTGTACTGCGGATATTTTTTCTGCATCTCTGTGCTCGGTTTGACCGTTTCTGTTAATGCTGTTTCAAACGGTGCAAAATGAACAACTTCTAAAAGGTCTTGTTCCGTCACTCTCATTTGCGTAAAGTTCCAGAAGATTTCATCTCCCGGCTGGAGCGGTGTATTGGCGTTAATCTTCTCTCCGTTCAAGAAGACCGTCCCGCTATCAGGTTGAACCGACCAGCTTTGACCGACACGAAGCAACGAAAACGTGCTTTGTTCTGCAAAAGCAAAATCTTGCGGATTCAGATAAATATCTGCATTCGGGTTTTCTAAAGAACATATGATTTCATCCCGATTCCCCGTAAAATAAACGGTTTTCTCCGGCTCATTGCCCGTCAAGATCAAGCGTATATCCTGCTGATCCGTTTGAAGAGAAAATGATGTATCCGGCTCAATCACGCCGAGACCATCATTTCCCAGAAAAACTTCGTATTGGCCTTCAGATTCCTTTCTTTGAAGAGAAATCACTCCGCTTTCAAACGGAATGGTGCCGATCGTAATGGAATCCTTCACATCAGGCCCAATGGTCGCCGGATGGGACGACGGGAGGTCAGACAGTTTCAGTTTTTGAACGTTATTTTGGTAAAAAACCCATAATAGACTCAAATGGCGAACCCCCTAACGGCCAAACGGCAGCATCCGATGACCCGCGCTTCATGTCTCACGTTATTTGTCATCTTTTTTCTCATCTTTCTTTTCTGTTTCTTTTTCTTTCTTCGCTTGTTCTTCTTTTGTCGCTTTTTCTTCTGCCGCTTTCTCTTCAGCTTGTTGTTTTTCTTTGTCTGTTTGTGTTTGTTGTTCGGTTGTACCAGTTGTTGAAGACTCAGTGTTCGATTCTTTTTTCTGTTCAGCGTTAGCTTTATTCACTTTATCAAGTTCGCTGTCTACAGAATCAAGTTCTTTTTGAGTTGCTTCATCATTACTATCCTCAGCTAAGAGCTGCTGTTTATATTTATAAAGGCCAAGCCAAATGTATGGGTTATACTCGAGCTTATGTCCAATACTGATCGCTTCTTTATAATCCCCTCTGCCAATATCAATCCAATAAATGAAATGCTGCGGTTCAGATTGCAATGTCACCAGCTTCTCAATATTATCTCGTTGATAATCTAAAAGCTGTTTTTCAATTTCTACATAGGAATAAGCAAGCTGATACTGCACCGATTCCGGCAGGCTTTCCGCATCGTACTTCGACAGCGTGCTGATCACCTCACTGTACTGCTTGTTTAAGAAATCACGGTTGCTGTCCACTATCGCCTGGTGCTTTGGCTGCGCGAAAAATAAGGCGTACATCGAATAAATAAGAGCCGGTACCAGCAAAACAATGAGTCCCAGGCCGATGTATCGCTGGATGTTCCACTTCTTTCTCGGGATATGTATGTATGTTTTCGCTTTGGCTTCGAGCTCATCGATATGGGTTTGAATCAGCTCGAGCAGGTCATCATAGGACGCCGCATCCAATATCGCCTTAGCCTCTGCGGAGAACGTCAGCGTTTCATTGAATTTCAGGTATTCTTCAAATGCAAAAGCGCCGTCAACTGCCAAAGCCGCTGCCGCTTTCAGCTCCCGCCACACTCTTTCCTCATCATGCTCGTAAGGAGGAATGCTTTCTTTTACTCCATAATGGAGAAAATAAGGCGTCAGCCCTTTATCGAATACAATGTTTTCAGGAGCGACAATCACATTCAGCCTCGACAGATTGTGCTGCTGTATAGCTTGGACAAGCTGATAGGCAAACTGCCATTTGCTTTTTTTATCTTTAGCTTTCATGAAGCGGAATGCTTTATAGGAGGGAGGAGGTTGGATTGTGATGATTACTTCATCATCCGTCACAGCAATCTCTTTATGAAAAAATGGATTTACATCTTTGATCACATTGGCTTCGAGACCGTCCAGAAGCTTTATTGTTTCCCGCTGAAAGGTAAATGTATAGCCGGCATCTGTTTTCTCGGCAACAGCTTCTAATTGGTTTTCTAAATATGATTTTTGTTTACCTGACATTCAACCAGATCCTTTCATAATATTTCAAGCCGGTCTCC
Coding sequences:
- the essB gene encoding type VII secretion protein EssB; its protein translation is MSGKQKSYLENQLEAVAEKTDAGYTFTFQRETIKLLDGLEANVIKDVNPFFHKEIAVTDDEVIITIQPPPSYKAFRFMKAKDKKSKWQFAYQLVQAIQQHNLSRLNVIVAPENIVFDKGLTPYFLHYGVKESIPPYEHDEERVWRELKAAAALAVDGAFAFEEYLKFNETLTFSAEAKAILDAASYDDLLELIQTHIDELEAKAKTYIHIPRKKWNIQRYIGLGLIVLLVPALIYSMYALFFAQPKHQAIVDSNRDFLNKQYSEVISTLSKYDAESLPESVQYQLAYSYVEIEKQLLDYQRDNIEKLVTLQSEPQHFIYWIDIGRGDYKEAISIGHKLEYNPYIWLGLYKYKQQLLAEDSNDEATQKELDSVDSELDKVNKANAEQKKESNTESSTTGTTEQQTQTDKEKQQAEEKAAEEKATKEEQAKKEKETEKKDEKKDDK
- the essC gene encoding type VII secretion protein EssC, with translation MSLLWVFYQNNVQKLKLSDLPSSHPATIGPDVKDSITIGTIPFESGVISLQRKESEGQYEVFLGNDGLGVIEPDTSFSLQTDQQDIRLILTGNEPEKTVYFTGNRDEIICSLENPNADIYLNPQDFAFAEQSTFSLLRVGQSWSVQPDSGTVFLNGEKINANTPLQPGDEIFWNFTQMRVTEQDLLEVVHFAPFETALTETVKPSTEMQKKYPQYRRTPRMVYDLPDDRVSFSFPSQESDQTNRGLWLVILPPLVMLIVMGVVAIIQPRGIFILVSLAMFMMTLITSTVQYFRDKNQRKKREEKRERVYKLYLDNKRKELQALSEKQKQVLEFHFPSFEQMKYLTSEISDRIWEKSLESKDYLQLRIGTGTVPSSYEINMSGGDLANRDIDDLMEKSQHMQRIYKDIRNAPVTVDLAEGPMGLVGKAQIVKNEIHQLIGQLSFFNSYHDLRFVFIFHEEEYKDWEWMKWLPQFQMPHIYAKGFIYNEQTRDQLLSSLYELIRERDLEDDKEKLQFKPHFVFVITNQQLISEHVILEYLEGQHEHLGISTIVAAETKESLSENITTLVRYINEHEGDILIQKKKAVRIPFRLDHHQRGDNERFSRTLRTLNHQVGITNSIPETVSFLELFHAKEVKEVGIQQKWQTSESAKSLSVPIGYKGKDDIVYLNLHEKAHGPHGLLAGTTGSGKSEFLQTYILSLAVHFHPHEAAFLLIDYKGGGMAQPFRNIPHLLGTITNIEGSKNFSMRALASIKSELKKRQRLFDQYQVNHINDYTKLYKQGKAEVAMPHLFLISDEFAELKSEEPDFIRELVSAARIGRSLGVHLILATQKPGGIIDDQIWSNSRFKVALKVQDATDSKEILKNSDAANITVTGRGYLQVGNNEVYELFQSAWSGAPYLEEVYGTEDEIAIVTDTGLIPLSEVDTEDIAKKDVQTEIEAIVDEIERIQDEMGIEKLSSPWLPPLAERIPRTLFPSDEKDHFHFAYVDEPDLQRQAPIAYKMMEDGNIGIFGSSGYGKSIAAATFLMSFADVYTPEELHVYIFDFGNGTLLPLAKLPHTADYFLMDQSRKIEKFMIRIKEEIDRRKRLFREKEISHIKMYNALSEEELPFIFITIDNFDIVKDEMHELEAEFVQLSRDGQSLGIYFMMTATRVNAVRQSLLNNLKTKVVHYLMDQSEGYSIYGRPKFNLEPIPGRVIIQKEELYFAQMFLPVEADDDIGMFNGLKADVQNLQDRFASLEQPAPIPMLPESLSTKEFSLRFKLERKPLSVPIGLHEETVSPVYFDLGKHKHCMILGQTQRGKTNVLKVMLEHLIDDETEMIGLFDSIDRGLSHYAKESDVSYLETKEDIEQWIETAEGIFKTREAMYVEAVRQGDAQNLQFSQVVLMIDGITRFQQTIDTRIQDRLANFMKSYAHLGFSFIPGGNHSEFSKGYDSLTTEMKQIRHAILLMKKSEQNVIPLPYQRQEPEIQPGFGYVVENGKEQKVQIPLCSAERESAR
- the esaA gene encoding type VII secretion protein EsaA, with product MTEQRKSLIKLISAVIIVLLLPVLFFRFIGEDPAKKVANSTRQIAVVNEDTGVLSEEVKSDEEDSSAQFGKEVAAVLGERPDYSWTVLNRSAAETGLASKKYDAIVYIPSDFSKNILSYDKDHPQKATLEFSIQDNLNAVNKEKVQRELEDAQKTMNKKMSALYWNFVSQKVDNIRGEFDNIVNKESEFQNVMYNFYKPSSNDLAGEIKQQKDLIDELKKSMNEAQGTTKEKASTAEEAKNTLKDFVDTVERYKEYQENQKKLLLAAQDSTHQQIQTGLDAISAQQKANQFSERMSGLATGISQAKTQLAQTSTVLANAQQLREGQVPQQEFGMAKIQSDLINQYQIASRQTALNQVYELLVPARQALTVAKGDDPVVDDGSDNDDQDKEPKEEDPEELKIDLEKQREELKSIAADIQDISDNLKEPEKEEPTPEDPGTENPGTDEPSTDVPENPDDGTNTTPDDTQGDTGNDDNNSDTGTDGQTDGNTQDQDQQGTDGQEQNGDASNGESDSGQTETDTSAEQTASSDSALQMIQLANEDGTGDSGDTEGDGGTTQPEDEDQTGNDEVSDIAKAKEQLSKASERIKQIEEELKEKETAHNEELKKKLEELKEQMDGLNDEIDDLKDQVKTLDDKLKRLEAKREREFEGIYRAIRELENKDQLQFSGEINTESIYDLMRYYKYLSVYDSVLSGTIDSTAKTNAIDGQQGNVKSLLALTPEESSSWEDLKNNMMLTDEDINSFIDGMTKFTEDYSGFIRDSQAGVLDELTKISDSAAKASEQLVTGTTQEAATFSNDGLSGTMALSVQDTVGQEVLQMSDMMGSLSDRQSGIIDYTTNMQQSVNDVQTKADTLNNNWGKNVASTKLVRSDVYGILGNTLVDGQNNGYVYDYLANPLKISGEVPEEKTQTVPPVVILVIVLISSLLIGYFSSYYQNAPLLVKGALFGILNILVGLMISLFGLNIYSLPDDQTIKWSVFTILLLVASSAFIRAAFRFGSISGWVASAAMILFYVAPLIDLIMPNFTFEDPVSKVFIDIQYGTGHLFTMGITVLLVITVIAAALPLVIRLMAEKTAESDETYEA